A single window of Vibrio alfacsensis DNA harbors:
- a CDS encoding LacI family DNA-binding transcriptional regulator, whose protein sequence is MASLHDVARLAGVSKSTVSRVINDEYGVKEATKLKVRQAVAECGYVPNQVAKDLKSQKTNLVGVIVPRVSSHATAQGVDGLTDVLEKAGKHVLLASTHQVHEKELEYIQIFNQKRVEGIILYATHLDTKLVTAIQSSAVPVVLVGQDGSMFNIPSIIHDDGRVGFEAGNRLVVKGCKTMGFIGVQGDDIAVDKLRSDGFIQALQHHGLDLAFHARGDFTINSGYLLAKQHLTENPKLDGLFCATDRIAIGAMRAIQELGLTPGKDVFVLGVGDDELASVCTPTLSTFSYAFDKAGENGAKLLLDRIENRSFEMSKMVLTFKTIDRQSC, encoded by the coding sequence ATGGCGAGTCTGCATGATGTCGCCCGTCTGGCTGGCGTATCAAAATCAACAGTGTCACGGGTGATAAACGATGAATATGGTGTAAAAGAAGCGACCAAGCTAAAAGTACGCCAAGCGGTAGCGGAATGTGGTTATGTGCCCAACCAAGTCGCCAAAGATCTAAAATCTCAAAAAACCAACCTTGTCGGTGTCATTGTTCCTCGAGTGTCATCTCATGCAACTGCTCAAGGCGTGGATGGATTAACTGATGTTCTTGAAAAAGCAGGTAAACACGTCCTACTTGCTAGCACGCATCAAGTTCATGAAAAAGAGCTGGAGTATATTCAGATCTTTAACCAAAAACGTGTTGAAGGCATCATTCTTTACGCGACTCACCTCGACACCAAACTGGTCACTGCCATTCAAAGTTCAGCGGTACCAGTGGTACTTGTCGGCCAAGATGGCTCTATGTTTAATATTCCAAGCATCATTCATGATGACGGAAGAGTCGGATTTGAAGCCGGAAATAGACTCGTCGTAAAAGGTTGTAAAACCATGGGCTTCATTGGTGTTCAGGGTGACGATATTGCTGTTGATAAACTACGCTCAGACGGCTTTATACAAGCTCTTCAGCACCATGGCTTAGACCTTGCCTTTCATGCTCGCGGCGACTTTACGATAAATTCTGGCTACTTACTTGCTAAACAACACTTGACGGAAAACCCTAAACTGGACGGTTTATTCTGCGCGACCGACCGTATCGCTATAGGCGCGATGAGAGCGATTCAAGAGCTCGGGCTTACACCGGGAAAAGACGTTTTCGTGCTGGGTGTGGGTGATGACGAACTCGCATCAGTGTGTACACCAACCTTATCGACCTTTAGCTATGCATTTGATAAAGCTGGTGAAAACGGCGCAAAGTTGTTGCTCGATAGAATAGAAAATAGAAGTTTTGAAATGAGTAAAATGGTCTTAACGTTTAAAACGATTGATCGTCAATCTTGTTAA
- the fabB gene encoding beta-ketoacyl-ACP synthase I, with protein MKRVVITGMGIVSSIGNNVEEVLASLKAGKSGITASEQFKEHGLRSQVWGDLKINPAELIDRKQMRFMGDAAAYAYLSMQQAIEDAGLTEEQVSNDRTGIVAGSGGASALNQTVATDTMRAKGVKRVGPYMVPRTMSSTVSACLATPFKIRGVNYSMSSACATSAHCIGHAMELIQLGKQDIVFAGGGEELDWSQTMMFDAMGALSTKYNETPEKASRTYDADRDGFVISGGGGMLVIEELEHALARGAKIYGEIVGYGATSDGYDMVAPSGEGAIRCMKMAMQDVDGVDYINTHGTSTPVGDVKELGAIQELFGDNSPAISATKAMTGHALGAAGVHEAIYSTLMLDNNFIAPSINIANLDDAAKGLDIVTEAREAELTTVMSNSFGFGGTNATLVIKKYQA; from the coding sequence ATGAAACGAGTCGTAATCACCGGTATGGGTATTGTTTCAAGTATCGGTAACAACGTTGAAGAAGTTCTTGCGTCTCTAAAAGCGGGTAAATCTGGCATCACAGCATCTGAGCAGTTCAAAGAACACGGTCTGCGTTCGCAGGTTTGGGGTGATCTTAAAATCAACCCTGCAGAGTTGATTGACCGTAAGCAGATGCGCTTTATGGGTGATGCGGCCGCTTATGCATACCTATCAATGCAGCAGGCAATTGAAGACGCAGGTCTAACAGAAGAACAAGTATCGAATGACCGCACAGGTATCGTTGCAGGTTCTGGTGGTGCTTCTGCATTAAACCAAACAGTCGCAACAGACACGATGCGAGCGAAAGGCGTAAAACGCGTAGGTCCTTACATGGTTCCACGTACGATGTCTTCAACGGTATCAGCGTGTCTGGCAACGCCATTTAAGATTCGCGGTGTGAACTACTCAATGAGTTCCGCTTGTGCAACGTCTGCACACTGTATCGGCCACGCAATGGAACTTATCCAACTTGGCAAACAAGACATCGTATTTGCAGGTGGCGGTGAAGAGCTAGATTGGTCTCAAACAATGATGTTTGATGCGATGGGCGCACTGTCAACTAAGTACAACGAAACACCAGAAAAAGCATCTCGTACTTATGATGCAGATCGTGACGGTTTTGTTATCTCTGGTGGCGGCGGCATGCTCGTTATCGAAGAACTAGAACACGCACTAGCACGTGGCGCGAAGATCTACGGCGAAATCGTAGGTTACGGCGCGACTTCTGATGGCTACGACATGGTAGCACCATCAGGTGAAGGCGCGATCCGCTGCATGAAGATGGCAATGCAAGACGTAGATGGCGTGGATTACATCAACACACACGGTACGTCGACTCCAGTCGGTGACGTGAAAGAGCTAGGCGCTATCCAAGAGCTATTTGGTGACAACAGCCCAGCGATCTCTGCGACAAAAGCGATGACTGGTCACGCACTTGGTGCAGCTGGTGTTCATGAAGCAATCTACTCAACGCTAATGTTAGACAACAACTTCATTGCACCAAGCATAAACATCGCAAACCTAGATGATGCAGCAAAAGGTCTAGATATCGTTACAGAAGCTCGCGAAGCAGAGCTGACTACCGTCATGTCAAATAGCTTTGGTTTTGGTGGTACAAACGCAACATTGGTCATCAAAAAGTACCAAGCGTAA
- the mnmC gene encoding bifunctional tRNA (5-methylaminomethyl-2-thiouridine)(34)-methyltransferase MnmD/FAD-dependent 5-carboxymethylaminomethyl-2-thiouridine(34) oxidoreductase MnmC, translating to MTSIKNAELAWNEAGTPVSDQFDDVYFSNVNGLEETRYVFLKQNHLPERWQEFDQRRFVIGETGFGTGLNFLAVWQWFTEFRREYPEATLKELHFVSFEKYPLSKADLEKAHQSWPELAEFAEKLQQHYPAAVPECHRIVLEDGAITLDLWFGDIKDCMPLVPYGEQGLIDAWFLDGFAPSKNPEMWNQNLFNGMAKLAKQDCTVATFTAAGFVRRGLNDAGFAMKKVKGFGTKREMIAGSMEQREAHSNHLPWFNRTASSNHESIAIIGGGIASATLAKTLVRRGQNVTLYCKDAQPAEAASGNRQGAVYPLLNGPHKGVSRVFAPGFLFARQFIDQAAQDIQFDHDWCGITQLMWDDKSAEKLEKMLGGNFTPELIHELSAEETAEKIGLPIDMASVHYPLGGWLCPAELTRGLISQLEQTDLFEAKFEHQIESLDWDEARQLWTLKTNGQRFEHSTVVVANGSEFQTLSQTADLPMGQVKGQVSHAPATETLSKLKTVLCYDGYMTPVNPNNQHLCIGASYDRSHLDYEFDEEAQKDNAEKLVKCLPNQTWTKEVDTSGNLSRQGIRCVSRDHLPFVGNIGDFETIKTQYVDLQNQQEQDVEAIHQFPNLFCFLGLGSRGLSSAPLMAEVLASQICGDPLPLPVDVLTELHPSRMWVRKLRKGKAITEL from the coding sequence ATGACTTCGATTAAAAACGCTGAGCTTGCATGGAATGAAGCTGGTACGCCAGTCTCTGACCAATTTGATGATGTTTATTTTTCCAATGTAAACGGTCTTGAAGAGACTCGCTACGTATTCCTCAAACAAAATCATCTCCCAGAAAGATGGCAGGAATTTGACCAACGGCGTTTTGTTATTGGTGAAACCGGATTTGGTACAGGGTTGAACTTCTTAGCTGTATGGCAATGGTTTACCGAATTTCGTCGTGAATATCCAGAAGCAACACTAAAAGAACTGCATTTTGTTAGCTTTGAGAAATACCCATTAAGCAAAGCTGACTTAGAAAAAGCACACCAATCTTGGCCTGAGTTGGCAGAATTTGCCGAAAAGTTGCAACAACACTACCCGGCCGCTGTACCTGAGTGTCATCGCATTGTGTTAGAAGACGGCGCAATTACGCTCGACCTTTGGTTTGGTGATATCAAAGACTGCATGCCGCTTGTCCCTTATGGAGAACAAGGTTTGATTGATGCTTGGTTCCTTGACGGATTCGCGCCAAGTAAAAACCCAGAAATGTGGAATCAAAACCTCTTCAACGGCATGGCAAAATTGGCGAAACAGGATTGTACAGTCGCAACCTTTACCGCCGCAGGATTTGTGCGCCGCGGACTTAATGATGCGGGCTTTGCGATGAAAAAAGTCAAAGGCTTCGGCACCAAACGTGAAATGATCGCCGGTTCAATGGAACAGCGTGAAGCACATTCAAACCATTTGCCTTGGTTCAACCGCACCGCGTCGAGCAACCATGAATCCATTGCAATAATTGGTGGCGGCATCGCCAGTGCTACTCTAGCTAAAACGCTGGTTCGTCGTGGTCAGAATGTGACGCTTTATTGCAAAGATGCTCAACCTGCTGAGGCTGCATCGGGCAATCGTCAAGGTGCCGTGTACCCATTATTAAATGGCCCTCACAAAGGCGTTTCCCGCGTGTTTGCTCCAGGCTTTTTGTTTGCCCGTCAGTTTATTGACCAAGCTGCACAAGACATCCAATTTGATCACGATTGGTGTGGCATCACTCAACTGATGTGGGATGACAAATCCGCAGAAAAACTGGAGAAGATGCTCGGGGGTAACTTTACTCCTGAGTTGATTCATGAGCTATCGGCTGAAGAGACGGCCGAGAAGATTGGCCTACCGATTGATATGGCGTCGGTTCACTACCCTCTTGGAGGCTGGTTATGTCCTGCTGAACTCACCCGCGGTTTGATTTCTCAGCTAGAACAGACTGACCTTTTTGAAGCAAAATTCGAGCATCAGATCGAGTCGCTAGATTGGGATGAAGCGCGTCAGCTTTGGACATTAAAAACGAATGGTCAACGCTTTGAGCACTCAACCGTGGTGGTTGCTAACGGCAGTGAATTCCAAACACTAAGCCAAACGGCGGACCTACCAATGGGCCAGGTAAAAGGCCAAGTTAGCCACGCACCAGCAACGGAAACACTGTCTAAGCTGAAAACCGTGCTGTGTTACGACGGTTATATGACGCCTGTTAACCCAAATAATCAACATTTGTGCATCGGTGCAAGTTACGACCGCAGTCACCTAGACTACGAGTTTGACGAAGAAGCACAAAAAGACAATGCAGAGAAATTGGTGAAGTGTCTACCGAATCAAACTTGGACGAAAGAGGTGGATACCTCAGGCAACTTGTCACGCCAAGGCATTCGCTGTGTTAGCCGTGATCATCTGCCGTTTGTTGGTAACATAGGTGACTTTGAAACCATCAAAACGCAATATGTGGATCTGCAAAATCAACAAGAACAAGACGTTGAAGCGATTCACCAGTTCCCTAACCTATTCTGTTTCTTGGGTTTAGGCTCACGCGGGTTAAGCTCAGCACCTCTAATGGCAGAAGTGTTGGCATCGCAAATCTGTGGCGACCCATTGCCATTGCCTGTAGATGTGCTAACTGAGCTGCATCCAAGTCGTATGTGGGTAAGGAAGCTGCGCAAAGGTAAGGCGATTACTGAGCTATAA
- a CDS encoding alpha/beta hydrolase produces MLAVNVKANTLESAVVDKDIVFKTVEGREIKLDIYKPKVHSEQPYPLLVWVHGGAWKRGSKDAIPTKNPLLLQSVIEKGYALASVDYRLSGEATFPAPVQDINDALNFLHDHAKQYHIEADNLVMMGRSAGGHLAGLIGTTNAHGDILLYEKPKYQVKAVVSFFGPTDLLALGSKGGKNASKKSSVSRFLGDTPSSIPDIAKQASSTTYVNQNTPPFIQLHGTVDKRVPLSQSEQLKAKLDDYGIENQLWIEEGVGHSAPIFDSKKYVPHVMAFLDKHFPVSPK; encoded by the coding sequence ATGTTGGCTGTAAATGTAAAGGCGAACACCTTAGAAAGTGCAGTCGTTGACAAGGATATTGTATTTAAAACGGTGGAAGGTCGCGAGATTAAACTCGATATCTACAAGCCGAAAGTGCACAGTGAGCAACCTTATCCACTTTTGGTTTGGGTTCATGGTGGTGCTTGGAAGCGCGGGAGTAAGGATGCGATACCTACTAAGAACCCACTGTTATTGCAATCGGTCATCGAAAAAGGTTATGCGCTTGCTTCAGTCGATTACCGTTTGAGCGGCGAAGCCACATTTCCGGCGCCAGTACAAGACATCAACGATGCTCTTAACTTTCTTCATGATCATGCGAAGCAATACCATATTGAAGCAGATAACTTGGTGATGATGGGGCGCTCTGCGGGTGGGCACTTAGCGGGCTTGATTGGCACGACGAATGCGCACGGCGACATCTTACTTTATGAGAAGCCCAAATATCAGGTGAAAGCCGTTGTGAGCTTTTTTGGTCCGACAGACTTGTTAGCCCTAGGAAGCAAAGGCGGAAAGAATGCGAGTAAGAAATCATCGGTTTCTCGCTTTTTAGGTGACACACCGAGCAGCATTCCTGATATTGCGAAACAAGCATCCTCAACAACTTATGTTAACCAGAACACGCCACCGTTTATTCAGTTACACGGGACGGTAGATAAACGCGTCCCTTTATCACAAAGTGAGCAGCTTAAAGCCAAATTGGATGATTATGGTATTGAAAACCAATTGTGGATTGAAGAAGGGGTTGGTCATAGTGCGCCGATATTTGACTCCAAAAAATACGTTCCGCATGTAATGGCGTTTCTTGATAAACACTTTCCCGTGAGCCCTAAATAA
- a CDS encoding carbohydrate porin, translated as MKRHTLTMTVALGLVTAPTFATTNVDALEKRINELEQRLEQTEKVSIEANEKASSFEFHGYARSGLLINDDLNGAVGTGPYMTAAGAIGAPIGRLGVEDDHYVEANLIHKRFADDGSSALFRIMLADSTETNNEWTASESQLNVRQVYAELNKLDMFSESSAFADATFWAGKRFDRDNFDIHFFDSDIVFLSGTGAGVYDVQMSDSWKANFSIYGRDFGEIDSSSTDVENYIATMNNRFGNWQLMLSGMTSADNNDRVEGAAENGLHAMFAYHGDNFFGMSDGFSKTGILMGDGLGAELKGIGSNGDLLDGAKAVRLFSYGATRIGDNWRLAPALLAEHSQDRFAKNDEFTWASFNIRLAQEFTQNFEMVYEGSYQYMDLDNAIDKASGSFYKATIAPTLKMSTAAGFFDRPELRFAVSYVDWSEELNGYSISQDADASTMGDGGEVLFALQMETWF; from the coding sequence ATGAAACGACACACTTTGACAATGACAGTAGCGCTTGGACTTGTTACTGCACCAACATTCGCAACAACAAATGTTGATGCACTAGAAAAGCGAATTAATGAATTAGAACAGAGATTGGAACAAACAGAAAAAGTATCCATAGAAGCAAATGAGAAAGCCTCAAGCTTTGAGTTTCATGGCTACGCTCGTTCCGGGCTGCTCATTAATGATGATCTCAATGGTGCTGTTGGTACTGGTCCTTACATGACAGCTGCTGGTGCTATTGGCGCCCCAATTGGACGTTTGGGGGTTGAGGATGATCATTATGTGGAAGCAAACCTTATCCACAAACGTTTTGCAGATGATGGTTCCAGTGCTTTGTTCCGAATCATGCTGGCAGATAGTACGGAAACCAATAACGAATGGACGGCGAGTGAAAGTCAATTAAACGTTCGTCAGGTATACGCTGAGCTAAATAAGTTGGACATGTTCTCTGAATCAAGTGCTTTTGCCGACGCAACGTTTTGGGCCGGTAAACGATTTGACCGTGATAACTTTGACATTCACTTCTTTGACTCGGATATCGTTTTCTTATCTGGTACTGGTGCGGGTGTTTATGACGTCCAAATGAGTGATTCATGGAAAGCAAACTTCTCGATCTATGGTCGTGATTTCGGTGAAATTGATAGTTCGTCAACCGATGTTGAAAACTATATCGCGACAATGAATAACCGTTTTGGCAATTGGCAATTGATGTTGAGCGGCATGACGTCTGCTGATAATAATGATCGTGTAGAAGGTGCAGCTGAAAATGGTCTGCATGCAATGTTTGCTTACCATGGTGATAACTTTTTTGGCATGAGCGATGGTTTCTCCAAAACCGGTATTTTGATGGGCGATGGACTGGGTGCTGAGCTTAAAGGTATTGGTTCAAACGGTGACTTATTAGACGGTGCAAAAGCAGTACGTTTATTCAGTTATGGCGCAACACGTATTGGAGATAACTGGCGTTTGGCTCCAGCATTGTTAGCTGAGCATAGCCAAGATCGCTTTGCTAAAAATGATGAATTTACGTGGGCATCGTTCAACATCCGCTTAGCGCAAGAGTTTACGCAAAACTTTGAGATGGTTTATGAAGGGTCATACCAATATATGGACCTAGATAATGCGATTGATAAAGCAAGCGGTAGTTTCTATAAGGCAACGATTGCGCCAACGCTTAAGATGTCTACAGCCGCAGGTTTTTTTGACCGTCCAGAACTACGTTTTGCTGTCAGCTACGTTGATTGGAGTGAAGAGTTAAATGGTTATTCTATCAGCCAAGATGCAGATGCTTCAACGATGGGTGATGGCGGTGAAGTTCTGTTCGCATTACAGATGGAAACGTGGTTCTAA
- a CDS encoding TonB-dependent receptor domain-containing protein, with translation MLKNIPFNCRTAVNVTAGISAALPLVSFADSQITEDHTIMETMVVTASGYEQSTLEAPASISVIDRAQIENRSYKDLTDALKDIPGVVITGGGSRQEISLRGMPSDYTAILVDGRKQSGRETQVSSGGGFEQDWLPPLNAIERIEVVRGPMSTLYGSDAIGGVINIITRKDFPEWTGSLRAEATLQENSKSGNFYQGEMYLAGPLIDGLVSTAISGMYQERIEDEILYANGGKTLENYRASVYFTPTEEDTFTLDYTHHDQERVNTEGKSRTKTSATNNNRQSVGIAHDANYESVTGSSYISTETVENVGRGLEVQNINANTQWSKAFGMHYISIGAAFESEELDNGDFVFKNSQWSVFAEDEWYLTDNFALTLGLRYDDNEQFNSHFSPRVYGVWTLNPEWTMKGGVSTGYRAPSLTEMEEDWVQESCNGKCEVYGNADLKPESSVNTELGMYYSGVNDLNSSLTVFYNDFKDKIDTIKLDPSCTGRACDATYVNIEDAITYGAEGSISKGITETINVGATYTYTYSEKKSGEDKGQPLTQAPEHLVALNADWAIRDNINSWVRVSYRSEESDPITVDSSNASAPSITYVDFGGNWQINRQFKLMAGIYNLFDAETTYDEYGYVEDGRRYWVAAEASF, from the coding sequence ATGCTCAAGAATATCCCTTTTAATTGTCGCACTGCGGTAAACGTTACCGCAGGTATTTCAGCGGCACTCCCTCTTGTTTCTTTTGCTGATTCTCAAATAACTGAAGACCACACCATCATGGAAACCATGGTGGTGACGGCCTCTGGTTATGAACAATCTACGTTAGAAGCACCTGCATCGATTAGTGTGATTGACCGCGCGCAAATCGAAAACCGTTCTTATAAAGATCTAACCGATGCTCTGAAAGACATACCGGGTGTTGTCATCACTGGTGGTGGTTCTCGTCAAGAGATCTCTCTGCGTGGTATGCCGTCAGATTACACTGCAATTCTCGTCGATGGACGTAAACAATCTGGGCGTGAAACGCAGGTTAGTAGCGGGGGAGGCTTTGAGCAGGATTGGTTACCACCGCTAAATGCGATTGAGCGTATTGAGGTAGTACGGGGTCCAATGTCGACTTTGTATGGCTCAGATGCCATCGGAGGCGTGATCAATATTATTACACGCAAAGATTTTCCAGAGTGGACTGGTAGCCTCCGCGCGGAAGCAACGCTACAAGAAAATAGTAAGTCAGGCAATTTCTATCAAGGCGAAATGTACCTCGCTGGTCCTTTAATTGACGGCTTGGTGAGCACTGCGATTTCAGGGATGTATCAAGAGCGTATTGAAGACGAAATACTTTATGCAAACGGCGGTAAAACGCTTGAGAACTATCGTGCGTCTGTGTATTTCACTCCAACGGAAGAAGACACATTCACCCTTGATTACACTCATCACGATCAAGAGCGAGTGAACACGGAAGGGAAGTCACGGACTAAGACCTCTGCGACCAACAATAACCGTCAATCGGTTGGAATTGCACATGATGCTAACTATGAGTCTGTAACTGGTTCTTCATACATCAGCACTGAAACGGTTGAAAATGTAGGGCGCGGTTTAGAAGTGCAAAACATCAACGCCAATACTCAATGGTCCAAGGCATTTGGTATGCATTACATTTCAATTGGTGCTGCATTTGAAAGTGAAGAGCTGGATAACGGTGATTTTGTTTTCAAGAACTCGCAATGGTCGGTATTTGCCGAAGATGAATGGTACCTGACGGATAACTTTGCGCTCACATTGGGTCTACGATACGACGACAACGAGCAGTTTAACTCACACTTTAGTCCGCGCGTGTACGGTGTTTGGACTCTTAATCCGGAATGGACCATGAAAGGCGGTGTTTCAACGGGGTATCGCGCACCAAGTTTGACCGAAATGGAGGAAGATTGGGTGCAAGAAAGCTGTAATGGCAAGTGTGAGGTTTATGGCAATGCAGACTTGAAACCTGAATCTTCCGTTAACACTGAATTAGGCATGTATTACTCCGGTGTGAACGATCTGAACTCCAGTTTGACGGTGTTTTACAACGATTTTAAAGACAAGATCGACACAATTAAACTAGATCCAAGCTGTACTGGACGTGCATGCGATGCTACGTATGTGAACATCGAAGATGCTATCACGTATGGTGCGGAAGGCTCGATTAGTAAAGGCATTACTGAAACGATCAATGTCGGTGCCACTTACACTTATACCTATAGTGAGAAAAAATCAGGTGAAGATAAAGGTCAGCCGTTAACACAAGCTCCAGAGCATTTGGTTGCGCTGAACGCAGATTGGGCGATTCGTGACAATATTAACTCGTGGGTTCGTGTGTCTTATCGCAGCGAAGAATCCGACCCAATTACTGTGGATTCAAGCAATGCCTCTGCTCCGTCAATTACTTATGTTGACTTTGGTGGTAACTGGCAAATCAATCGCCAATTTAAACTGATGGCAGGTATCTACAACCTATTCGATGCGGAAACAACATACGATGAATATGGCTATGTTGAAGATGGTCGTCGATACTGGGTCGCTGCAGAAGCATCGTTCTAA
- a CDS encoding LysR family transcriptional regulator yields the protein MQIPQIDVTSLYILKYLLEEKHVSNTALLLNTSQSSVSRALQKMRVFFNDELLVRTSFGYELTPKAEAIKLDISSLIISLEKLSHKNSFDPEKVEGTVRFYGLQPQINTMMPKLVAAIRERAPNLVVSIDTTPKRHFEELVSGDVHFSLSSHEPPTSEQNIYRKVVAKRDFRLLMSRNHPLADQELTAEALRDCHFGQISLQGEKTLSFEHKFIELGLADKKQRLSAPVQLTNFTSAPSIAAETDIIFHLPTPFAVAACQDERLIVREVPEPLRLGFSHVHLYWHKRFHDDPMCIWIRELFSELFEDNGMYA from the coding sequence ATGCAAATTCCTCAAATCGATGTAACGTCGCTCTACATCCTTAAATACCTCTTAGAAGAAAAGCATGTTTCAAATACCGCTTTGTTGCTTAATACGAGCCAATCTTCAGTGAGTCGAGCGTTGCAAAAGATGCGAGTGTTTTTTAATGATGAGTTGCTTGTGCGTACGAGTTTTGGCTATGAACTTACCCCGAAAGCAGAAGCGATCAAGTTAGACATTTCATCTTTGATTATCAGTCTTGAGAAGCTATCGCATAAGAACTCATTTGACCCCGAGAAGGTGGAAGGAACGGTTCGATTCTATGGTTTACAGCCACAGATCAACACTATGATGCCCAAGCTCGTTGCTGCTATTCGAGAGCGAGCTCCGAATCTGGTTGTGAGCATTGACACAACACCAAAGCGCCATTTCGAAGAATTGGTGTCAGGTGACGTGCATTTCTCACTTTCTTCTCATGAGCCGCCGACGTCAGAGCAAAACATCTACCGTAAAGTTGTGGCAAAAAGAGACTTTCGTTTGTTGATGAGTCGCAACCATCCGCTTGCCGATCAGGAGTTAACGGCTGAGGCGTTGCGTGATTGTCACTTTGGACAAATCTCTCTACAAGGAGAGAAGACATTGTCGTTCGAGCATAAATTTATTGAATTGGGATTAGCAGATAAGAAGCAGCGTTTGTCGGCGCCGGTGCAGCTTACCAACTTTACTTCAGCGCCGAGCATTGCCGCGGAAACAGATATCATTTTCCATTTACCGACACCTTTTGCCGTAGCTGCTTGTCAGGATGAACGCTTAATTGTCCGTGAAGTGCCTGAACCATTGCGTTTGGGGTTTTCACACGTTCATCTTTACTGGCACAAACGTTTTCACGATGACCCAATGTGTATTTGGATTCGCGAACTGTTTAGCGAGTTGTTTGAAGATAATGGAATGTACGCATAA
- a CDS encoding sucrose-specific PTS transporter subunit IIBC — protein sequence MNYPAVAKELITLLGGKSNITALAHCATRLRLAVADEQKIDEQAIDNLDGVKGQFKVAGQYQIIFGSGIVNQVYAEMAKLTGMSEMSTNDVASAGAEKQNIIQRAVKGLSDIFVPIIPAIVAGGLLMGIYNLLTAQGLFIDGKSLIDANPGLTDLANMINTFANAPFVYLPILLAFSATKKFGGNPYLGAALGMLMVHPELLNGWGFGGASVSGTIPVWNILGFEIQKVGYQGSVLPVLVSAFILAKIELGLRKVIPSVLDNLLTPLLAIFIAGLLTFTVVGPFTRDIGFLLGDGLNWLYNTAGFVGGAVFGLIYAPFVITGMHHSFIAIETQLLADIATTGGTFIFPIAAMSNVSQGAAALAVGVMSKDKKMKGIAIPSGVTGLLGITEPAMFGVNLKLRYPFIAAVCAAALSSAFITMFNVKAQALGAAGLPGIISITPDKIGYYVAGMMIAFVTAFVLTIVFGMRDRAKVGKKATA from the coding sequence ATGAATTATCCAGCAGTAGCTAAAGAGTTGATAACTCTGTTAGGTGGTAAAAGCAATATCACCGCTCTTGCACATTGTGCGACACGCTTACGTCTAGCCGTTGCAGACGAGCAAAAGATAGATGAACAGGCGATTGATAACCTTGATGGGGTAAAGGGACAGTTTAAAGTTGCTGGCCAGTACCAAATTATTTTTGGCTCAGGCATCGTAAACCAAGTTTATGCAGAAATGGCAAAGTTAACGGGCATGAGTGAGATGTCAACCAATGATGTGGCATCTGCGGGAGCCGAAAAGCAAAACATCATCCAGCGTGCAGTGAAAGGGCTATCGGATATTTTTGTCCCGATCATTCCGGCAATTGTTGCTGGTGGTTTGTTGATGGGTATTTATAACCTGTTGACGGCTCAAGGTCTGTTTATTGATGGTAAATCTTTGATTGACGCCAATCCTGGATTGACTGATCTAGCGAACATGATCAACACGTTCGCGAATGCGCCGTTTGTTTATCTACCTATTTTGCTCGCGTTCTCTGCCACCAAGAAGTTTGGCGGTAACCCATATTTAGGTGCAGCTCTAGGTATGCTAATGGTTCACCCTGAGTTGTTGAATGGGTGGGGATTTGGTGGTGCATCGGTATCTGGCACCATTCCAGTATGGAATATTTTAGGTTTTGAAATCCAAAAAGTCGGCTACCAAGGCTCGGTGCTGCCGGTGTTGGTATCGGCATTCATTTTAGCGAAGATTGAGCTAGGGCTGCGTAAAGTAATTCCATCCGTTCTCGACAACCTTTTGACCCCGTTGCTTGCTATTTTCATCGCGGGATTGTTGACCTTTACTGTTGTTGGTCCATTCACGCGTGATATCGGTTTCTTACTAGGTGATGGTCTTAACTGGTTATACAACACAGCAGGTTTTGTTGGTGGGGCGGTCTTCGGTCTTATCTATGCACCGTTCGTTATTACAGGTATGCATCACAGTTTCATCGCGATCGAAACGCAACTTCTAGCAGATATTGCAACGACGGGCGGAACTTTTATCTTCCCAATTGCGGCGATGTCTAACGTTTCTCAAGGTGCTGCGGCGTTGGCTGTAGGCGTAATGAGCAAAGATAAGAAGATGAAAGGTATTGCGATTCCATCTGGTGTTACGGGCTTGCTGGGTATTACAGAACCAGCCATGTTTGGTGTTAACTTAAAACTACGTTATCCATTTATTGCGGCAGTGTGTGCGGCGGCGTTATCAAGTGCGTTTATAACAATGTTTAATGTAAAAGCGCAGGCGCTGGGGGCAGCAGGACTTCCGGGCATTATTTCTATCACGCCTGATAAGATTGGATACTACGTTGCAGGTATGATGATTGCGTTCGTAACTGCATTTGTTCTAACCATCGTGTTTGGTATGCGTGACCGCGCAAAAGTGGGTAAAAAAGCGACGGCTTAA